Proteins encoded within one genomic window of Mesobacillus subterraneus:
- the zapA gene encoding cell division protein ZapA, producing MLSDTKKNKSTVDIYGQQYTIVGTESTSHIRLIASMVDDKMREIGSANPSLDTSKLAVLTAVNAVNDYIKMKDRVESLEAEIKRLKD from the coding sequence ATGTTGTCAGACACAAAAAAAAATAAGTCGACTGTCGATATATACGGACAGCAATATACGATTGTCGGCACAGAAAGCACCAGCCATATCCGGCTCATTGCCTCGATGGTAGACGATAAAATGCGTGAGATCGGCTCAGCGAATCCTTCACTTGATACTAGTAAATTAGCTGTATTAACTGCTGTGAATGCCGTTAATGATTACATAAAAATGAAAGATCGTGTTGAATCGCTCGAAGCGGAAATTAAAAGGTTAAAGGACTGA
- the sspI gene encoding small acid-soluble spore protein SspI, producing the protein MNLNLRNAVITNVAGNSQDELKDTIVDAIQNGEEKMLPGLGVLFEVIWQNASEEEKQEMLNALEDGLKGKQ; encoded by the coding sequence ATGAACTTAAACCTTAGGAATGCTGTCATTACTAATGTAGCAGGAAATTCACAGGACGAGCTTAAAGATACAATCGTCGACGCCATTCAAAACGGCGAGGAAAAAATGCTTCCCGGACTTGGAGTTTTGTTCGAAGTCATCTGGCAGAACGCCTCAGAGGAAGAAAAGCAGGAAATGCTGAACGCATTGGAAGATGGATTAAAAGGAAAGCAATAA
- a CDS encoding TrmH family RNA methyltransferase, giving the protein MKYIQSDKNPQVKQWKKLLTRKERDKSGMFLVEGFHLVEEALMQKENVEEIILSEKTELPHGLDYGSIPVTVVTDEISRQLADTETTQGIFAVCQQPKNSETNGKRFLLIDSVQDPGNLGTMIRTADAAGIDAVIVGKGSVDIYNPKVLRSAQGSHFHLPVLSGDLSQWMNKLQAENIPVYGTALENGVVFTEAEKGETFALLVGNEGSGVNKDLLAKTTKNLYIPIYGKSESLNVAVAAGILLYYLKTAK; this is encoded by the coding sequence TTGAAGTACATTCAATCTGATAAAAATCCGCAAGTGAAGCAATGGAAGAAATTATTGACGCGAAAGGAACGCGACAAATCCGGTATGTTCCTTGTCGAGGGCTTCCATTTAGTTGAAGAAGCGCTTATGCAAAAAGAAAATGTTGAGGAAATCATTTTAAGTGAAAAAACCGAATTGCCGCATGGACTGGATTACGGTTCCATTCCTGTTACGGTTGTAACGGATGAAATCAGCAGGCAGCTTGCTGACACGGAGACAACTCAGGGTATATTTGCTGTATGCCAGCAGCCTAAGAACTCAGAAACAAATGGAAAAAGATTTTTGCTGATCGATTCCGTCCAGGATCCGGGTAACCTTGGCACGATGATTCGGACGGCTGATGCGGCCGGAATTGATGCTGTCATTGTAGGGAAGGGCAGTGTCGACATTTACAATCCCAAGGTATTGCGCTCTGCGCAGGGAAGCCATTTCCATTTGCCGGTTTTAAGTGGCGACCTTTCACAGTGGATGAACAAGCTTCAAGCTGAAAACATCCCGGTTTATGGAACGGCCCTTGAAAATGGTGTTGTTTTTACCGAGGCTGAAAAGGGGGAAACCTTCGCACTGCTTGTAGGAAATGAAGGAAGCGGTGTAAACAAAGATCTTCTGGCAAAAACAACAAAAAACCTTTATATCCCGATATACGGTAAAAGTGAATCACTGAATGTCGCTGTCGCGGCAGGGATTTTGCTATATTATTTAAAAACAGCAAAATAG
- a CDS encoding sigma-w pathway protein ysdB — translation MILLLRLIFLLLFIFLIYSAVKYLFHPKRKLELAHEQKRFFLLDDADNVRKNFLLTYKGVLFEGEKYLGTTPSAFEVVSIFIWPKKTSALKGLVLEDFQFIERKIRESYPVAKIDWKSPIKEFMATHDQDDEI, via the coding sequence ATGATTCTGCTTTTACGTCTTATTTTCTTACTGTTATTCATTTTTCTAATATACAGCGCGGTGAAGTATTTATTCCACCCAAAAAGGAAACTGGAGCTTGCTCATGAGCAGAAGCGTTTTTTCTTATTGGATGATGCAGACAATGTCCGCAAGAATTTCTTATTAACATATAAGGGTGTTTTATTTGAGGGCGAAAAGTATTTAGGTACAACTCCGTCTGCTTTTGAGGTCGTTTCCATTTTCATTTGGCCTAAGAAGACGTCAGCATTAAAAGGGCTCGTCCTGGAGGATTTCCAATTCATAGAACGGAAAATCCGTGAGAGCTATCCTGTGGCAAAAATCGACTGGAAAAGCCCGATTAAGGAGTTCATGGCAACTCATGACCAGGATGATGAGATATAA
- a CDS encoding TVP38/TMEM64 family protein, which translates to MDDAWSMLLIIMESGGWYAPVLFILFHVFRQFVFIPPAVVCIAGGLMFGVVLGIVYSLLGLSGASILFYFLMRQIPEMMNKLSRLKKRLVGRFRNLNVPQVALLRLVPVIHYQLLSFCLYERKSSFKDFMFASFLANIPFVIFYTIFGEYIGEFGSLTGLFLMIIFLLLAYLLREKITFIKWHEFFDRTT; encoded by the coding sequence ATGGATGATGCGTGGTCAATGCTGCTGATCATTATGGAATCTGGAGGCTGGTATGCACCAGTATTGTTTATATTGTTTCATGTCTTCCGGCAATTTGTATTCATACCTCCTGCCGTTGTCTGTATCGCTGGAGGTTTAATGTTCGGGGTTGTACTGGGAATCGTATACTCACTGCTCGGTTTGTCAGGAGCAAGTATCTTATTCTACTTTTTAATGAGACAGATTCCAGAAATGATGAACAAGTTAAGCAGGCTGAAAAAAAGGCTGGTAGGGCGCTTCAGGAATCTGAACGTTCCCCAGGTCGCGCTGTTAAGACTTGTGCCGGTGATTCATTACCAGCTGCTAAGCTTTTGCCTTTACGAGCGGAAAAGTAGTTTTAAAGACTTTATGTTTGCTTCATTTCTCGCGAATATTCCATTCGTCATCTTTTATACGATATTCGGGGAGTATATCGGAGAATTCGGCTCACTGACAGGGCTGTTTCTGATGATTATATTTTTGCTGTTGGCCTATTTGCTGCGTGAGAAAATTACGTTCATTAAATGGCATGAATTTTTTGATAGAACAACATAA
- the pheS gene encoding phenylalanine--tRNA ligase subunit alpha has product MQDRLKELQAEALEKVAAAADLKELNDVRVSYLGKKGPITEVLKGMGKLSAEERLKMGALANEVRDAISGQIEVKQKELEEAAVQKQLAAEQIDVTLPGRPVKTGSHHPLTSIIEEIEDLFIGMGYTVEEGPEVEKDYYNFEALNLPKGHPARDMQDSFYITEETLMRTHTSPVQARTMEKHQGKGPVKIICPGKVYRRDNDDATHSHQFMQIEGLVIDENVRMSDLKGTLEVFAKKMFGDDREIRLRPSFFPFTEPSVEMDISCKICGGAGCSVCKRTGWIEILGAGMVHPNVLEMAGYDSKKYTGFAFGMGPERIAMLKYGVDDIRHFYTNDVRFLKQFSVEE; this is encoded by the coding sequence ATGCAGGATCGTTTGAAAGAACTGCAGGCTGAGGCACTTGAAAAAGTCGCAGCAGCAGCTGACCTTAAAGAATTGAATGATGTCCGCGTTTCCTATCTTGGAAAAAAGGGTCCAATCACAGAAGTACTAAAGGGAATGGGAAAGTTATCAGCAGAAGAAAGGCTGAAAATGGGTGCTCTGGCTAATGAAGTCCGTGATGCGATTTCAGGCCAGATTGAGGTTAAGCAGAAGGAACTTGAGGAAGCAGCGGTCCAAAAACAATTGGCAGCTGAGCAAATCGACGTGACTCTTCCTGGAAGACCTGTTAAAACTGGCAGCCATCATCCTCTTACAAGCATCATTGAAGAAATCGAAGACCTTTTCATCGGCATGGGCTACACAGTCGAAGAAGGACCTGAAGTTGAAAAGGACTATTATAACTTTGAAGCGCTGAATCTTCCGAAGGGACATCCCGCTCGTGATATGCAGGATTCTTTCTACATTACAGAAGAGACATTGATGCGCACACATACATCTCCTGTTCAGGCAAGGACGATGGAAAAGCACCAGGGCAAGGGTCCTGTAAAAATCATCTGCCCGGGCAAGGTTTATCGCCGTGATAACGACGATGCAACACACTCACATCAGTTCATGCAAATTGAAGGGCTTGTCATCGATGAGAATGTAAGAATGAGCGATTTGAAAGGAACACTTGAAGTTTTTGCAAAGAAGATGTTCGGTGATGATCGTGAAATCCGACTGCGCCCTAGCTTCTTCCCTTTCACTGAGCCATCAGTCGAAATGGATATCTCTTGTAAAATTTGCGGGGGAGCAGGCTGCAGCGTATGTAAAAGAACTGGCTGGATCGAGATTCTTGGAGCAGGGATGGTCCACCCGAATGTTCTCGAAATGGCAGGATATGATTCGAAGAAATACACTGGATTCGCATTTGGAATGGGACCTGAACGTATTGCGATGCTTAAATATGGAGTCGATGACATCCGACATTTCTATACAAACGATGTCCGTTTCTTGAAGCAATTTTCAGTTGAAGAATAA
- a CDS encoding DUF1294 domain-containing protein gives MGIWSLAGLIAVMNLAGFFIMGMDKKRARNNHYRISEKTLWNVAFLGGAIGATAGMKHYRHKTKHAQFKYGLPLLAIIEIGIFTYLFKLLA, from the coding sequence GTGGGGATATGGAGTTTGGCCGGCTTGATTGCAGTCATGAACCTTGCGGGCTTTTTTATCATGGGAATGGATAAAAAGCGGGCAAGAAACAATCATTATCGAATAAGCGAAAAAACACTATGGAATGTTGCTTTTTTGGGAGGAGCAATCGGGGCAACTGCTGGTATGAAGCATTACAGGCATAAGACGAAGCATGCTCAGTTTAAATATGGGTTGCCGCTCCTTGCTATAATAGAGATTGGTATTTTTACATATTTATTTAAGCTTTTGGCATAA
- a CDS encoding CvpA family protein, translating to MLDLAVLAILVIGFIVGLKRGFILQTIHLAGFIAAFIVAYIYYDKLAPKLTLWIPYPNLGSNSTLNLIFENANLEDAYYRAIAFAAIFFAVKILLQIIGSMLDFVAHLPILKQLNVFAGGFLGFVEVYLLLFIVLYIAALLPIQAIQGPLNDSILAENIIKNTPVFSQQVKQLWIEYTAA from the coding sequence ATGCTTGATCTTGCTGTATTAGCTATATTGGTTATTGGCTTCATCGTAGGATTGAAGAGGGGGTTCATCCTGCAAACCATCCATCTGGCTGGATTCATCGCTGCCTTTATCGTTGCGTACATATATTATGACAAACTGGCGCCAAAGCTGACTCTATGGATTCCATATCCAAACCTTGGCAGCAATTCAACGTTAAATCTCATATTCGAGAATGCCAATTTAGAAGATGCGTATTATCGGGCGATTGCATTCGCTGCCATCTTCTTCGCAGTGAAAATCCTGCTCCAGATCATCGGTTCAATGCTCGATTTTGTGGCTCACCTGCCAATCCTGAAGCAATTGAATGTCTTTGCAGGAGGATTCCTTGGTTTTGTTGAAGTGTACCTTCTTTTGTTTATTGTTCTCTACATTGCTGCTTTATTGCCGATCCAGGCGATCCAGGGACCGCTGAACGATTCAATTCTAGCCGAAAACATCATAAAAAATACCCCAGTATTTTCCCAGCAAGTTAAACAACTTTGGATTGAATACACGGCTGCATAA
- the pheT gene encoding phenylalanine--tRNA ligase subunit beta, protein MLVSYKWLQEYIDLEGVSAEELAEKITKSGIEVEGVEKLNEGMSGIVVGHVLECEKHPNAEKLNKTLVDLGNGEPVQIICGAPNVGKGQKVAVATVGAVLPGNFKIKKAKLRGEESHGMICSLQELGIEGKLAPKEYAEGIFNFTPETEIGQDALEVLNRDDEILELGLTPNRADAMSMLGVAYEVGAILGKDVKLPNPQPKTSSEQASDYINVTVEAKEDNPLYVAKVVKNVKVGPSPVWLQTRLMAAGIRPHNNVVDITNFILLEYGQPLHAFDYDKLGSKEILVRRAKDGEVIETLDDVKRTLTPDHLVITNGTEPVALAGVMGGANSEVGNDTTTVLLESAYFTGGAIRKASKDHGLRSEASSRYEKGVDPERVRPAAERAAELMIQLAGGELLGGVVEANSLEVKPAVVSTTLGKINKVLGTDLVMVQVEDIFASLKFGTSVDNDTITVTVPSRRGDITIEEDLIEEVGRLFGYDNLPTTLPVGPSTPGHLSEYQKKRRLVRRYMEGAGLYQAVTYSLTSAEKATQYALDQREPVELAMPMSEDRSLLRLSIVPQLLEVLKYNIARQTESFAVYETGAVFLKNSNEDLPEEREHLAAAVTGLWESHPWQGEKKPVDFFVLKGIVEGLFAKLGLESQLDFVKAELDGLHPGRTAEILLNGNVIGFIGQVHPTMQKSLDLKETYVFELSLKSLLEAETAPLQYTAIPRFPSISRDIALVVEKATAAGDLEKIITEAGGSLLKEVHVFDLYEGEKMEQGKKSLAFSLKYFDPEKTLTDEDIAKAHNKVLAALEEKAGAVLRG, encoded by the coding sequence ATGTTGGTATCATATAAATGGCTGCAGGAATATATCGATTTGGAAGGCGTATCTGCTGAAGAGCTTGCTGAAAAAATCACGAAGAGCGGCATAGAGGTTGAAGGTGTAGAAAAGTTAAACGAGGGCATGAGTGGAATAGTGGTTGGCCATGTGCTTGAATGCGAAAAGCATCCGAATGCAGAAAAATTGAACAAAACACTAGTTGATCTTGGCAACGGTGAACCGGTTCAAATCATCTGTGGCGCTCCAAATGTCGGCAAAGGACAGAAGGTTGCTGTTGCAACAGTTGGAGCCGTACTTCCTGGCAACTTCAAGATTAAGAAAGCGAAACTGCGCGGCGAAGAATCCCACGGGATGATCTGCTCGCTTCAGGAGCTTGGAATCGAAGGAAAGCTGGCACCAAAAGAGTATGCTGAGGGGATTTTTAACTTCACTCCGGAAACAGAAATTGGTCAGGATGCGCTAGAAGTCCTTAACAGGGATGACGAGATCCTTGAGCTGGGCTTGACGCCAAACCGTGCTGATGCGATGAGTATGCTTGGTGTAGCATATGAAGTGGGGGCAATCCTTGGAAAGGATGTCAAGCTTCCCAATCCACAGCCTAAGACTTCTTCGGAACAGGCAAGCGACTATATTAACGTAACGGTAGAGGCAAAAGAAGATAATCCCCTCTACGTTGCCAAAGTAGTCAAAAATGTAAAGGTTGGTCCATCACCGGTCTGGCTTCAAACAAGGTTGATGGCTGCTGGCATCCGTCCTCACAATAATGTAGTTGATATCACGAACTTTATTCTTTTGGAGTACGGACAACCGCTTCACGCATTCGATTACGATAAGCTAGGCTCAAAAGAAATCCTTGTCCGCCGTGCAAAAGATGGCGAAGTGATTGAAACGCTTGATGATGTTAAGCGTACATTGACTCCAGACCATCTTGTCATCACGAACGGAACTGAGCCTGTGGCGCTTGCGGGTGTTATGGGCGGAGCGAATTCCGAGGTAGGCAATGATACAACGACTGTCCTGCTTGAATCCGCTTATTTTACAGGCGGTGCCATCCGAAAGGCATCCAAGGACCATGGATTAAGAAGTGAAGCAAGCTCACGCTACGAAAAAGGTGTGGATCCTGAAAGAGTTCGACCAGCTGCAGAACGTGCAGCTGAATTAATGATTCAGTTAGCTGGCGGAGAACTTCTTGGAGGCGTTGTCGAGGCAAATTCACTCGAAGTTAAGCCAGCTGTTGTTTCAACTACACTTGGAAAAATCAATAAAGTTCTGGGAACTGACCTCGTAATGGTGCAGGTTGAGGACATTTTTGCCTCTCTGAAGTTCGGAACATCTGTTGATAATGACACCATCACAGTAACAGTACCTAGCCGACGCGGTGACATCACGATTGAAGAGGATCTTATAGAAGAAGTTGGCCGTTTGTTTGGTTATGATAACTTGCCAACAACACTTCCTGTAGGCCCATCGACACCAGGACATTTATCGGAGTATCAGAAAAAGCGCCGACTTGTCCGTCGCTACATGGAAGGTGCAGGACTTTATCAGGCAGTCACGTATTCCCTTACAAGCGCGGAAAAAGCTACACAGTACGCATTGGATCAGCGCGAGCCTGTTGAACTGGCGATGCCAATGAGCGAAGACCGCAGCTTGCTGCGCTTAAGTATCGTACCTCAACTTCTTGAAGTATTGAAATATAATATCGCTCGTCAGACTGAAAGTTTCGCTGTTTATGAAACGGGGGCTGTCTTCCTGAAAAACAGCAATGAAGACCTGCCTGAAGAACGCGAACATCTAGCTGCCGCGGTAACTGGCCTATGGGAAAGCCATCCTTGGCAAGGGGAGAAGAAGCCTGTTGACTTCTTCGTCCTTAAAGGAATCGTTGAAGGGTTATTTGCAAAGCTGGGACTTGAAAGCCAGTTAGATTTCGTGAAGGCTGAGCTTGATGGGTTGCACCCTGGACGCACGGCTGAAATTTTGCTGAATGGCAATGTTATCGGCTTCATCGGCCAGGTTCATCCAACCATGCAAAAATCACTCGATCTGAAAGAAACTTATGTATTCGAACTGTCGCTTAAGTCTTTATTGGAAGCAGAAACAGCACCGCTTCAGTACACAGCAATCCCTCGCTTCCCGTCGATCTCAAGGGATATTGCGCTTGTTGTTGAAAAAGCAACTGCTGCCGGTGATCTGGAGAAGATTATCACAGAAGCCGGGGGATCATTATTAAAAGAAGTGCATGTTTTTGACCTGTACGAAGGAGAAAAGATGGAACAAGGCAAGAAATCCCTTGCGTTCTCACTGAAATACTTCGATCCAGAAAAAACACTGACAGACGAAGACATTGCAAAAGCACACAATAAAGTCCTTGCAGCTCTTGAAGAAAAAGCTGGAGCAGTATTAAGAGGATAA
- a CDS encoding dUTP diphosphatase, translating into MNTTTLFKMQKALDSHIESQHGLENEDLFDRKVLSLLVEIGELANETRCFKFWSVKPASERDVILEEFVDGVHFILSLGIECGFEDLETIMQSQLDEFDATKQFLAIYEYAQEFRNSRSKEDYVQLFQGYLKLAQLLGLNEDQIEQAYIKKNEVNYDRQQKGY; encoded by the coding sequence ATGAACACAACAACCCTTTTTAAAATGCAAAAAGCACTCGATAGTCATATTGAATCGCAACATGGTCTTGAAAATGAAGATTTATTTGATCGAAAGGTCCTCTCGCTGCTTGTTGAAATTGGCGAACTTGCTAACGAGACTAGATGTTTCAAGTTTTGGAGTGTGAAGCCTGCCTCCGAAAGAGATGTCATCCTCGAGGAGTTTGTTGATGGAGTTCATTTTATATTGTCCTTGGGGATTGAGTGTGGTTTTGAGGACCTGGAGACAATCATGCAAAGCCAACTGGATGAGTTTGACGCTACCAAGCAGTTCCTTGCTATTTACGAGTACGCCCAGGAATTCAGGAACAGCCGCAGCAAAGAAGATTATGTCCAATTATTCCAAGGCTACCTGAAGCTTGCCCAGTTGCTCGGTTTGAACGAGGATCAAATTGAACAGGCATATATTAAGAAAAATGAAGTAAATTATGATAGGCAGCAAAAAGGCTATTAG
- the rnhC gene encoding ribonuclease HIII: MGNSVLQKSPEEIKKMKEYYSKYLIDKLPPGSIFAAKTPSCAITAYKSGKVLFQGRDGETEAARWGTALMPSGKKAAAPTPGSHLPKNIGEISIIGSDEVGTGDYFGPITVVAAYVRQQDIPVLKELGVQDSKNLKDDKIIEIAKQLVTFLPYSLMTLHNEKYNQMQMTGMSQGKLKALLHNQAINHVLEKIAPEKPEAILIDEFAKEQIYYAHLKGQKKIIRENVLFSTKAEGIHLGVAAASMIARYAFVRHFENLSKRAGFTIPKGAGAAVDKAAARLIMDKGIDVLPEYVKLHFANTEKAKKIARV, from the coding sequence ATGGGAAACAGTGTCCTTCAAAAAAGTCCGGAAGAAATCAAAAAGATGAAAGAGTACTACAGTAAGTATCTTATTGATAAGCTTCCACCTGGCAGCATCTTTGCCGCCAAAACACCTTCCTGCGCAATCACTGCCTACAAATCAGGAAAAGTATTGTTCCAGGGAAGAGATGGAGAGACCGAGGCAGCAAGATGGGGAACCGCATTGATGCCTTCTGGTAAAAAAGCCGCTGCACCAACTCCTGGCTCCCATTTACCAAAGAATATTGGCGAGATTTCCATCATCGGTTCAGATGAAGTGGGCACGGGTGATTATTTCGGCCCGATCACAGTTGTTGCAGCCTATGTCAGGCAGCAGGACATCCCAGTATTGAAGGAGCTCGGTGTCCAGGATTCAAAGAACCTCAAGGATGATAAAATCATCGAAATTGCCAAGCAACTCGTAACCTTTTTACCTTACAGCCTGATGACACTGCATAATGAAAAGTACAACCAAATGCAGATGACAGGCATGTCGCAGGGCAAGCTGAAAGCCCTTTTGCATAACCAGGCAATCAACCATGTTCTAGAAAAAATCGCACCTGAAAAACCAGAAGCCATTTTGATCGATGAATTTGCAAAAGAGCAGATTTATTACGCCCATTTGAAAGGTCAAAAGAAGATTATCAGGGAAAATGTTTTGTTCAGCACAAAAGCAGAAGGAATTCATCTGGGAGTGGCTGCAGCGTCGATGATCGCCCGCTACGCGTTTGTCCGCCATTTCGAGAACCTCAGCAAACGCGCGGGATTCACCATACCAAAAGGTGCTGGCGCAGCAGTTGATAAAGCAGCTGCCAGGCTCATCATGGACAAAGGTATCGATGTACTGCCAGAATACGTCAAACTTCATTTTGCCAATACGGAAAAGGCGAAGAAGATTGCGAGGGTATAA
- a CDS encoding M42 family metallopeptidase: protein MAKLDETLTMLKDLTDAKGIPGNEREPREVMKKYITPFADEVTTDGLGSLVAKKVGNENGPKIMVAGHLDEVGFMVTSIDDKGFIRFQTVGGWWSQVMLAQRVTIVTRKGEITGVIGSKPPHILPPEARKKPVDIKDMFIDIGASSRDEVKEWGVTPGDMVVPYFEFTVMNNEKMLLAKAWDNRIGCAIAIDVLKGLKDAEHPNVVYGVGTVQEEVGLRGAKTSAQMIQPDIAFGVDVGIAGDTPGVTEKEALSKMGDGPQIIIYDASMVSHKGLRDFVTDLADELNIPYQFDAVAGGGTDSGAIHLTHRGVPALSITIATRYIHSHAAMLHRDDYENAVKLIVEVIKRLDKETVEKITFE from the coding sequence ATGGCGAAATTAGATGAAACTTTAACAATGCTAAAAGATTTAACCGATGCCAAAGGCATTCCCGGCAATGAGCGTGAGCCAAGAGAAGTAATGAAGAAATACATAACTCCATTCGCTGATGAAGTGACTACGGACGGCCTTGGCAGTCTGGTTGCCAAGAAAGTCGGCAATGAGAATGGACCGAAGATCATGGTTGCCGGCCATCTTGACGAAGTTGGCTTCATGGTGACAAGCATCGATGACAAAGGATTCATCCGCTTCCAGACAGTCGGTGGCTGGTGGAGCCAGGTTATGCTTGCACAACGCGTGACAATCGTTACACGCAAAGGGGAAATCACTGGGGTAATCGGTTCTAAACCGCCTCACATCCTTCCTCCAGAAGCACGAAAAAAGCCAGTTGATATCAAGGATATGTTCATCGATATTGGTGCTTCAAGCCGTGACGAAGTGAAGGAATGGGGAGTCACTCCTGGGGACATGGTTGTTCCTTACTTCGAATTCACTGTTATGAATAATGAGAAAATGCTTCTTGCTAAAGCATGGGATAACCGCATCGGCTGCGCCATTGCAATCGATGTCCTTAAGGGGCTTAAAGATGCAGAACATCCAAACGTTGTATACGGAGTTGGAACAGTTCAGGAAGAAGTTGGCCTTCGCGGCGCGAAAACTTCTGCTCAAATGATCCAGCCTGACATCGCTTTCGGCGTTGATGTCGGGATTGCTGGAGATACTCCAGGCGTTACTGAAAAAGAAGCGCTTAGCAAAATGGGTGACGGACCACAGATCATCATCTATGACGCATCGATGGTATCCCACAAGGGACTTCGTGATTTTGTGACAGACCTGGCTGATGAATTGAACATTCCATATCAGTTCGATGCAGTTGCAGGCGGAGGAACAGACTCTGGTGCTATCCATCTGACACACCGAGGTGTACCAGCGCTGTCCATCACAATTGCGACACGCTACATCCACTCACACGCAGCGATGCTTCACCGCGACGACTACGAAAATGCTGTAAAGCTGATTGTAGAAGTCATCAAGCGTCTAGATAAAGAAACAGTTGAAAAGATTACATTCGAGTAA